In one Marinomonas maritima genomic region, the following are encoded:
- a CDS encoding urea carboxylase-associated family protein, translating to MSNVEAAYRAGSGSKLSVDEVFYNSLKEGEAKRTLVDTIKIPMRAGKAWKVPAGHVFRIRVSEGPQVGDFNMWNKHDPRERMWVSRSRQLQRAHVSTHDRLWSTLPFLRPMVTIIDDSLADYGQDAEGGRVHDLLGTRCDPYVNKLLTGEDFDFHCHSNLVRAVMPFGLTEFDVHDVLNVFQCTGLNDEDKYFMKACPAKKGDYLEFFAEIDLLCALSCCPGGDLSVDLWGPDAKDPLSTCHPLEVEIYKLEPSSLQGWEGPKSSGYVGGHGLSSANVDWEAIKKEL from the coding sequence ATGAGTAATGTAGAAGCAGCGTACAGAGCAGGCTCAGGATCAAAATTGTCTGTAGATGAGGTGTTTTATAATTCTTTAAAGGAGGGTGAGGCTAAGCGAACTTTGGTGGATACCATTAAAATTCCTATGCGTGCGGGAAAGGCTTGGAAAGTTCCTGCTGGTCATGTTTTTCGTATTCGTGTTTCAGAAGGACCACAAGTGGGAGACTTCAATATGTGGAACAAACATGATCCTCGTGAACGTATGTGGGTGTCTCGTAGTCGTCAATTGCAAAGAGCCCATGTCAGTACTCATGATCGTCTTTGGTCAACGCTTCCATTCCTTCGTCCAATGGTAACAATAATAGACGACAGTCTTGCGGATTATGGTCAAGATGCTGAGGGGGGGAGAGTTCATGATTTATTAGGGACACGCTGTGACCCTTATGTTAATAAGCTCTTAACAGGAGAAGATTTTGATTTTCATTGTCATTCAAATCTAGTGAGGGCGGTAATGCCTTTTGGGCTAACCGAGTTTGATGTGCATGATGTTTTAAATGTTTTTCAATGCACCGGTCTTAATGATGAGGACAAGTATTTCATGAAAGCTTGTCCTGCGAAGAAAGGAGATTATTTAGAGTTTTTTGCAGAGATAGATTTGTTGTGTGCTTTGTCGTGCTGCCCTGGTGGTGATTTATCTGTCGATTTGTGGGGTCCAGATGCCAAAGACCCATTGTCTACTTGCCACCCTTTAGAAGTTGAGATTTACAAACTAGAGCCTTCATCACTACAAGGGTGGGAGGGGCCGAAAAGCTCAGGTTATGTTGGTGGGCATGGACTTAGTTCTGCGAATGTAGATTGGGAAGCGATTAAAAAAGAGCTTTAA
- a CDS encoding LysR family transcriptional regulator, which translates to MMGHPYTALHTFHLAVRFQSLKCTADHLHLTESAVSHQIKRLETQLGFTLFYKSGRQLKVTPEGKRLSSELSASFDHIDQVLSDPANTPINAITIYCLPSLIEFWLLPRLLKFKEIHPNSELVINYHSSSPDYLDEHSLRIGSHEKDDHSPYIRSRILSGETIPVCSPIYMKPHQLFSSKDLLEADLLHDHTGHSWKDWFALQGFTLNKPTQLLYEDFHLLKMATVAAQGIALCPEALIKNDLKDGKLIALSTQRGNIGRYYALERNKYADASINTLIKHLI; encoded by the coding sequence ATGATGGGTCACCCGTATACCGCACTACATACCTTTCATTTAGCGGTTCGTTTTCAAAGTTTAAAATGCACCGCTGATCATCTGCATTTAACAGAATCCGCTGTTAGCCATCAAATTAAGCGACTAGAAACTCAGCTGGGGTTTACTTTATTTTATAAGTCAGGCCGGCAACTCAAAGTTACACCTGAGGGAAAGCGACTATCCTCTGAATTATCAGCCTCTTTTGATCACATAGATCAAGTACTGTCGGATCCAGCCAATACCCCTATCAACGCCATTACGATTTATTGCCTACCTTCACTTATTGAATTTTGGTTACTCCCTCGCTTATTAAAATTTAAAGAAATACACCCCAACTCCGAGCTTGTCATTAATTACCACTCGTCATCACCAGACTACTTGGATGAACACAGCCTTCGCATTGGTAGCCATGAAAAAGATGATCACTCTCCTTATATACGTTCCAGAATTCTATCTGGCGAAACCATCCCCGTTTGCAGCCCCATTTACATGAAGCCGCATCAACTTTTTTCCAGTAAAGACTTACTAGAAGCAGACCTACTACATGACCATACGGGACATAGCTGGAAAGATTGGTTTGCTCTTCAAGGATTTACTTTAAATAAACCAACCCAGCTTTTATATGAAGACTTCCACCTATTAAAAATGGCCACTGTTGCAGCACAAGGAATAGCACTTTGCCCAGAAGCACTTATTAAGAATGATTTAAAGGACGGGAAATTAATTGCACTGTCGACACAGAGAGGAAATATCGGTCGCTATTACGCCCTTGAACGAAATAAATACGCCGATGCCAGTATTAACACTTTAATTAAGCACCTCATTTAA